The following are encoded together in the Glycine soja cultivar W05 chromosome 5, ASM419377v2, whole genome shotgun sequence genome:
- the LOC114411188 gene encoding uncharacterized protein LOC114411188, producing the protein MDPIKYIFEKAALTRRIARWQVLLSEFDIVYTTQKAIKGSTLVDYIAQQPISDYQPMHPEFPDEDIMALFEEEVEEEDRDKWVVWFDRASNALGHGIGVVLVSLDKQYIPFMARLCFDCTNNIAEYEACTLGIRAVIDFRVKLLKVYEDSALVIH; encoded by the coding sequence atggatcccatcAAGTACATCTTCGAAAAGGCCGCTCTCACTAGGAGGATAGCTCGGTGGCAGGTTCTGTTGTCAGAATTCGACATTGTCTACACCactcaaaaggcgataaaggggagCACCTTGGTAGATTATATAGCTCAACAACCCATAAGCGATTATCAGCCTATGCATCCAGAATTTCCTGATGAGGATATTATGGCCTTGTTTGAAGAAGAGGTTGAAGAAGAGGACAGGGATAAATGGGTTGTGTGGTTTGACAGGGCGTCTAATGCACTAGGCCATGGGATTGGGGTAGTATTGGTTTCCCTGGACAAGCAATATATACCTTTCATGGCTAGGTTGTGTTTTGACTGCACAAACAATATAGCAGAGTATGAGGCATGCACCCTTGGGATCCGAGCAGTGATCGACTTTAGGGTCAAGTTACTCAAGGTATACGAGGACTCAGCATTGGTAATTCATTAG